Part of the Oncorhynchus masou masou isolate Uvic2021 chromosome 18, UVic_Omas_1.1, whole genome shotgun sequence genome, ataaagtggttaacgtgaacctaactcacagctaaaaaatgtaaagaatgcaatccaatgttatttgttgcctagACTTCAAATGACACTCAAGACTTGGGAAAAACAATACACTAATATTGCAGTTAACCATGACAGCCTTTTATAATATAAtactgtgaacacacacacatctaaatattGCACTTGGGAAGAAAAAAACCCCATCTTAAAGTAGAAATAGAGTGAAACAGGCATTATATTTTTGCAATATTAAAGTGGCCACTATAGTAGACCCGATCAAGTGCACGTGTACAACAATAACGTTCACTgagtaaaaaaatgtaataatccCCCCTCACAAACATTACTGTCATATTCAACAAAagcaaaatctttgggctacactgCACATTATTACATTGTACATGTTCTGCCTGTAGACATCTGTTCTACAAAGTGAGAAGGAGGGAAAGTGAGTGGTGTTCCCTTAACCTCTAGTGGCATCCAGCTtaagccaggcccagctccacTTGTTTATTAACAAGCAACGCCTCATTCTGAAaattctctcattctgaaaattaGCAACATACTATGGAGGGAAAACATTAGTTCATTAGCTAGTTAACAGATtgccagggtccagtaagcaactaacGTGTAATAACTTGAGGAGATTTAGCTCATCTGATGTTGTAACGAACTTTCTGACTTTATTATTTCTGACTTTACCATAAATTATCAGATCATTTAGTTTAAGTAGGCTAATATATCTCTACATTTATCTGGCTAGCTAATGGAGAATTCGATCCAGCTAGCAAGATACTTAACAATGCTAACAATACTTGACCCACCACACTTTCTACCTCACCTCAAGCTTTCCAAATGTCAGTCGTTTTTCAGTTACAGCTCATGAAGTACGCTTCATCTCCCCCGTCTCcatggtcaggcttctcacctaccTCTTCATTATCATTCAGGGGATGCGCTGTTGTAAGTTAACTGGTAAACTGCCTTTAAACTCTTCAGCTGTCTTTCCagaggtcagcatcccggagttgcctcttcactgttgacgttgagactggtgttttgcggggactatttaatgaagctgccagtcgaggacttgtgaggcatctgtttctcaaactagacactctaatgtacttgtcttcttgctcagttgtgcaccggggcctcgcactcctctttctattctggttagagccagtttgcgctgttctgtgaagggagtagtacacagtgttgtaccagatcttcagtttcttggcaatttctcgcatggaatagccttcatttctcagaacaagaacagagtgaagagtttcagaagaaagatctttgtttctggctattttgagcctgtaatcaaacccacaaatgctgatgctccagatactcaactagtctaaggaaggccagttgtattgcttcttgaatcagaacaacagttttcaggtgtgttaacataattgcaaaagggttttctactTATCAATTCGCCTtgtaaaatgataaacttggattaactaacacaacgtgcttttggaacaaaggagtgatggttgctgataatgggcctctgtacacctacgtagatattccataaaaataaaaagcagtttccagctacaatagacatttacaacattaacaatgtctatactaattctgatcaatttgatgttattttaataaacaaaaaatgtgcttttcttctAAGCAAGGACAtttaagtgaccacaaacttttgaatggtagtgtataccaGGAGATGTGCCAGGCCTGCCActtctgttgactcatccagctggttTGAGAATTGAGTACGCCTACGAGGCTGAGCTGGCCAGCACTTATATTTCTCAGGGAGTCCAATTATACACCTCCCCTGCTTTTAACTTACTATTTATAAATCAGCCATTGCTTTAAAACCATCCTAGCTCCGTAAAGGTTCCATCATAAGACTTCAAACTCACTATTAAAGGGAAACTCCAGTCTCACTAGAATAACATCTAGCCTAGTTTAAATCTGGTGTTTCTAAGGTCAGTTCTCTGAACAGGAAATAAGGCCTAAACTGGCTAGCCCTTCCCTGAATAATACCTCAGAGGATATAGATTGCACAAGTTTCTGACCTTCATCACGTCGATCTAAGCCAGACAGAGGGTGTTAGATGTTCAAGGTTGGCTCAGTGCCATTGTCACCCATGACAGTATGTTGCATTTGGCAGCGTCAATTAGCCTGGTCCTCAGATGACCAGACAGATTTTTTGCAAAATAACTGAGTTCTAAGACTTATTTGCAAATAATGATCAACATAACATTAATGTGtcagccaaaatccatctcgcGCAATCTTCTCCCACTGCAGGCCACTGTGATTCCTCGCATCACCATATTCAGTTTTAAGCGAAAACGCAAACCGGATGCTTTAGATTTTagcatccggtgaaatatctggcTCATTGTTCCATCTGCGGTGGTAACACAGATAGAAGAATGATTTAAAGTTTTTGGGGGTGCTACCggcgttagctagctagtaaggTTAGCTTGGTGTGCTTGACTAGCTAACGTAAACAATATGTTTAACTATGAAGTTGTAAACCATGTGTCAAATAACATGCCACATTTTTAACTACATAAAGTTAGCTATGTGTCTAGCTAAAATGATGTgatggctagctaacgttagatagtGGACTCTTTGCTTATGGAAAATGGCTGGCTAACAGTTAACTAGCCAGCTGTCAACAACGAGGCCTTCACAAAGGACAGTAAAATAAAGTTGACCCACCGATTTTACAAATCAACATTTACCATGATAGAAGTTCCCCTTCTcatgtttacaatgacggctacCACAGCGGTATCCGTCATCGCCCCCGAAATATTCCACTAATGTGTAGGACCTACCCGCTGATATTTCCGACAATAGATTTGCAGCAAACCACCCGGCGTTTTTAGGAGCGACAGAGCGTGAACACCATAGAAGACCGAAATGATTACAAAGATGGAAAAGGCCTATTGCACCCGTCTCCTAAAGTGGGAATGCACCTTAGGACTATAATAAACATATTACAGTATGGATACATTATAGTACTCTGTCTCTACTTTTGTTTGACGTTCTAAATCAATAGAGTCCCGAGATTCAAGTTCAATTATTCCATTTTCCACAAAGAGGAAGAACCCATAGTGGTTATTTTATATGTACAGTAACAGAAATATGTAAATGCAGTATATGAGGATATTCCAAGACGGAACCTGAAAACTGTTTACTTGAACAAAGATTATTATACATCAGAGCCCATCATTcagaattatttaaaaaatatatggctGTGAGAGTAAAACAGGTGGGGGGCAGACAGGGATGTTTGTGAAGTCCAGTTTTCCAACTAACCTTTTTCAAACCTGTTTTGAGCAATGTTTTCCTCGGGACCAAACACCAAGTGTGCAACTCTATTGTCCGGACCTAGTAAATAGTCTAACTGTATTTGCATAACAATGGAATTCAATCTAAAGGGAGCATGAGGTTGACATGTGCTCAGTGGCATAGGGGCAGATAGAACAGTTTGTGCTGACATGATAACTCACGTGATTTTAATAACAATGCTCTATCCTTTTTCTCTGACACATAAAAGGCTCTGGGATGAGGACAGGCCTGTCCTGTTGACCTCCAGTCATGATGGGTAAGGTAAGCAGAGCATATAATTTtccaatgaaaaaaaaaaaacattaacagACCGCCTTTTCAAGTCTATTGCCGTTccatttcagatttgattttgCCTGGTtctagatctgtttgtgctgtataacCAACTCCGGTGGCCATTGTTTGGCATGACATCGACAGTGACAATAGGTGTTGGTGAGACGGCACATTCAGATCTGGGACCAAGGCTAGGAAAATAGGTGTTCTATCCTTTGTGCCATTCTCAAATATATTTGCAGAGGCAATTTCATGTGTAAATCCAAACACAGGGGTGTTTTTCACCCAGAAAGAAGGTTCTAAGCTAGTTTGAGTAAAATGTAGAGATGTGCTTCTGCCTGTATTCCCATTAACTTTAGAAGCTCTCTGTTCAGATCATCTTCTACGAGGGCAGGAATTTTGAGGGACGCCACTATGAGTGCAGTGGTGACTGCACTGACATGCACTCCCACTTCTCCCGATGTAACTCCATTCGAGTGGACAGTGGGTGCTGGATGGCCTATGAGAAGCCTAACTTTTCTGGGTACCAGTACATGCTGACAAGGGGGAAGTACGCTGACCACCATCGCTGGTCCGGCTTCAACGACTGCATCCGCTCCTGTCGCATAATCCCAGCTGTGAGAACAGCTATATCTTCACCGTCAtgacacaacataacacaaacaAATGCTCTTGAATCTGTTTTACCTTTGTAAACATTTATAACAGCTGGTATAAGTTTGACATGGTTATAGGCAATTGACTTGACAAGAACCAATATTTAGGAATGTTTGTAGGAGGTATGCCTACAAAGTTTTTTTGCGAACCCTACCCAACATTGCAGGAGATGTCTTTCAGGTGGAAGCTGTCAGATGTTCTCAGATTCAAGATTCCCATAAGCTTACATCAGCTGTCATGGCTGTTTACAACAGCTGTTAGTTAATTATGACAATATTCTGTGTAGCTAGGGAGTTCATGTGAAGTTTCCCAAACTTTCCAAGCCTTCATACaacattcaggccaaaaagtctGACATTGAAAAACCATTATTTCAGTTCTATGAAGTGAATCAATTTTCTCCTTGCACAGTACAATGGAAACTACAGGATGAAGATCTTTGAGAGATCAGACTTTGGGGGAAAGATGATGGAGCTGAGCGACGACTGCCCCAACCTGCAGGACCGCTTCCACCGGAGAGACATTTCCTCCTGCAATGTTATGGAGGGCTACTGGATCCTCCACGAGCACCCAAACTACAGGGGCCATCAGTACTTCCTGCGCCCTGGCGAGTACAACAAGCATAGCGACTGGGGCAGCATGAGCTCTACCATTGGCTCGGTGCGTCGCGTCACAGAGCTGAAGCAAAACAACCAATAAAGTGGTCTCTAGATCGCTCTGTCTAGCCAGGCTAGATCTGTCTGACAGCCTGCAGAAGTCTATACATATGTAGAGGGGATGCCAACATGAGTCAATCTCAGAATATGGTTGATATCAGGGAATAAGGAGATTGTCCTTTAGTAATTAGACCACTTACTGAGAATATGGCTGGGCTGAAGAAAGCAAGCAGTGGATTGGAATCCTGGTGTAGATTTGTATACAAGAACATTTAAAGGGCTTTATGCAGACAGTCGTCAATTTATACATACCATTTCCTCACATTGAATAATAAACTAGTGGACTGAAGGGACAGTATATTTAATTGTGTCACTAATGCAGCATGCAGCAGCAAAGATAGTTGCAATTTCTTCCAACAGCCTgcttaaattgtgttttttaaaaCATTATTCTGACCTATACCGAAACACGTGAACTTCATGTGTCTATGACAAAGTAACTTAGTTAACTTGTCAATGTAGCACTGTTTGGAATATAACAAAATCTTACTAGTTGATGTATGTGGTGTGAGACAATACAATGTTGGTGTGTTGACAT contains:
- the LOC135559377 gene encoding gamma-crystallin S-1-like, coding for MGKIIFYEGRNFEGRHYECSGDCTDMHSHFSRCNSIRVDSGCWMAYEKPNFSGYQYMLTRGKYADHHRWSGFNDCIRSCRIIPAEYNGNYRMKIFERSDFGGKMMELSDDCPNLQDRFHRRDISSCNVMEGYWILHEHPNYRGHQYFLRPGEYNKHSDWGSMSSTIGSVRRVTELKQNNQ